The sequence cgccaggtaattgaaaaatgctacgagaggaataggcagttgtgtttatatgttttgtagatctagagaaagcatatgacagggtaccaagggaaaagatgttcaccatactgggggactatggaattaaaggcagattattaaaagcaatcaaaggcatttatgttgacaattaggcttcagtgagaattgatggtagaatgagttcttggttcagggtacttacaggggttagacaaggctataatctatcacctttgctgttcgtagtttacatggctcatcttctgaaaggtataaaatggcagggagggattcaattaggtggaaatgtagtaagcagtctggcctatgctgacgatttggtttaatggcagattgtgccgaaagcccacagtctaatatcttggaactagaaaataggtgcaatgagtatggtatgaaaattagcctctcgaagactaaattgatgtcagtaggtaagaaattcaacagaattgaatgtcagatcggtgatacaaagctagaacaggtcgataatttcaagtatttaggttgtgtgttctcccaggatggtaatatagtaagtgagattgaatcaagttgtcgtaaagctaatgcagtgtgctcacagctgcgatcaacagtattctgtaagaaggaagtcagctcccagacgaaactatctttacattggtctgttttcagaccaactttgctttacgggagcaaatgctgggtggactcaggatatcttattcacaagttagaagtaacagacatgaaagtagcaagaatgattgctgggacaaacaggagggaacgatggcaggagggtactcggaatgaggatataaaggctaatttaggaatgaactcgatggatgaagctgtacgcatgaaccggcttcggtggtggggtcatgtgaggcgaatggaggaggatagtttacctagaagaataatggactctgctatggagggtaaaagaagtagaggtagaccaagacgacgatggttaggctcggtttctagcgatttaaagataagaggtatataactaatgaggccacaacactagttgcaaatcgaggattgtggcgacgtttagtaaattcacagaggcttgcagactgaacgctgaaaggcctaacagtctataatgataatgtatgtatgtaaaattttGTATTAATTGGATGTAATATGGAGTACTGACTAAAAGGATAATGAACACATTCTTGTacaatttgtaagaagttcaaccggcAATACGGATataacatgagatttatagtctgtaattCCCCTGTCTCGAGAACTGGATGTTTGTGCCCTTTTGAATATTAGATATAATTCTAGGTAAGACCCTTCCCTAACAGGTGTACAGGCTGCCCGtgagtgtcaactcgaaagacctctgTCAGGCCTCTCCTGAGGCTACATGTCATCAAATACTTCTTTTGTGATGATGACCAACAGCTTTAAATGAAATATTGTGGATCAAATTTTTGGCAGAAAGTATTTTATTTCTGTCTCCACTGGTTAGCCATTTTGAGGCATTAATTCAGTGCCTTTATTTCTTGAATATAATAATCACTTGTAAGTGCATTATTAATTTGTTTTAAGAAGGTAATTACTAATTAATCACAAATGTGTTCTGTTTACAGTTCAATATCACTTAACTTAGGAATTGTTTTCAGCAAAACTAAGAAACTGAAAAACACCATGTTTTAGGACACTAATAAATCCATATCAATGAATCAATGAGATGTACAAATTTcattttgataatgatgatgccATCCATTGTTTAGTCTGACCTTTGGTGATTCTACAAATCATAGCTCTCCAAGTTTTATTCCACTCTGCCTCCTTTAGTTGTCCCAGGCTGAGGGTGGTGTCTATGCCACATGTCCTCTGCAAGCAAATCTCCTTGTTCTATTATCATTCCAAGCATGACTGGTTTTTATTCCAAGGAATCTGATCTCATAACATGGATAACGAATGTTAGTCTGAGCTCCCCAATCTTGCCAACCAGAATAATGTAACTTGACACACTCTAAAACTTCCTCACTGGTGACTTTTGTGGTCCAACATATTTGTAACCGCCTTTGCCAACACCACAGCTCAAAAAATGCCAAATTTTCTCTGCTCTACTTTTTCAGCATCCAGCTCTTGCATCCACACATGAATATTCGGAAGATGATCACATCTGTATTTGGTGGTTAAAGTGATATCTCTGCTCTTCTAGATTGGGAACAAAATTCTTCAAAGTGCTCTGAACAAGTCAAATTTGTCTTAATTTCAGGACCACTGTCTCCACTTAGATTGATTTTGGCACCTAAGAAAACAAAGTCACACACTCTCTACCTCCTTTTCATTCTGCTTTACACAAGATGTATCACATTTCTTTGATTTCATAATTTTGgtctttaaaaaaatttaattttttgctttCATCTTTAAAACAAGAAATTATGAGCTTTTCCCTTCAGTTTTTGGCAACATATCTCAAATTATTGATCACTCTTCCTCCAATCTTCACACCAATTCTGCATAATAGATAACTGCAAATTTCAGTTTTTCTGTTAATTTGGAGAAGTTCCCTCTGTCTCCTGCATAAGGAACAGGCAGAGATATTTCCTTTCACCACAGCAAGGTGTGCCTTGGCCATTTAAATATATCGAAGTGAAAAGAAACTCCTTTGTCTACTGACCAATTCATACATTCTTGACGTGTTTAAGTCAATATTAAATTGCTGATAATTCTCAAAGtttttttcaaaattctacttGAGCATGAATGTTAATTTCCCACAGAATAAAGTAATGTGTGTTTATTTCATTACTATTACAAAATGAGTTTCTAAAATGTGAACTTAGGAAGGCATTATTTGAATGTGTAGTTCTAATCCAACTGCAAATGGGAGGGTGTAATGTATTGTGTGAGCTGAGGGAGGAAAATGTGAATTGCTCTACAATAACACTTGGCCATTGTTTGATGGCAAAGGTGTGTGAAAGATGAGAAGAGTTACCAGCAACAAATTGGACTTCAGGCAGTTAATTGTGATGGTATTAGTACTGCTTGTGACAAGTGTACAGAAAAGGTCAAGGCAACAGGAAAGAAACTTATCAGGCTGAACACACGAGAGAGCCAATCCATGAATAACATAATAAAATGGGTAAAAGGAGGGTGAAAAAAGAACCTGATCTGGAAAATTAGAAATGCCGAAGGCTCAAGTGAAGGGTTTAAAGGGAGAGTTAGGACAAATAAAATGTTCAACCAGTAAGGAAAAATACAAATTCTCGTCTATAGTGTTTTTTTACAATGTAATCTTAAATGCTTCTTAAGATTGGCTACCTCACGGAAAGCTTTGCCACACTGTGCACAACTGAACGGACGGAGTCCTGTGTGTATCATGGAATGCTTCTTCAAATTTCCTTTTGACCGGAACGCCATATTACACGTACTGCAGGAGTAAGGTCTTCCCTCGCTATGCAATTTAACGTGATGCTTTAAATTACATGCCATTTTAAACATTTTCCCACACAGGGGGCATTCAAATTCTCGTTCTCCTGTATGTACAATCATATGCCGCCGTAAGTCCGCCGATCGAATGAAGGCCTTCGCGCAGAGTTCACAATGGAATGATTTTTTACCACGATGTCTTTTAATGTGGACCCACAAATTCTGACGCCATGTAAACAATCTATTACATTCATTACATTTGTATGTACCTTTTGGAACATGTGTGTCATTCTTGTGTGTCTCAAGATTTGCTTCACTTCCAAACACTTTGTCACACTGAAGGTGTGGATAATTGGATTCATCCTCACGTTTCAAGTCCTTATTGAAATTCAAATCTTGCACACTTTCTTGATAGATGTTCAaggatgctgctgctgctgatgcctTTAAATCAAGAtcactgaaaatagaaaattatttgttatatatagttattttagcagcaatagatgaaattagacttgaaatggtgaagtatactgggaaggtagggatgaaatggcttcaaagaagtagtgggattagcatggagtgttggtaaggtacctccagattgAACAAAAGctgtaactgcacctatctataagcaagggaaaaggaaggattgcaacaactatggaggtatcaccaggcaaagtattcactggcatcttggaacggaggctgcgatcagtagttgagaggatgttggacgaaaaccagtatggtttcagaccacagagggcctgtcaggatcaaattttcagtatgcgccaagtaactgaaaaatgctacgagagtaataggtagttgtgtttatgtttcgtagatctagagagcatatgacagggtaccgaggaaaaagatgttcaccatattgggggactatggaattaaaggtagattattaaaatcaatcaaaggcagttatgttgacaattgggcttcagtgagaattgatggtattatgagttcttggttcagggtacttataggggttagacaaggctgtaatctttcatctctgctgttcgtagtttacatggatcatctgctgaaaggtataaaatggcagggaggtattcagttaggtggaaatgtagtaagcagtctggcctatgctgtcgacttggtcttaatggcagattgtgccgaaagcctgcagtctaatatcttggaacttgaaaataggtgcaatgagtatggtatgaaaattagtctttcaaagactaaattgatgtcagtaggtaagaaattcaacaggattgaatgtcagattggtgatacaaagctagaacaggtcaataatttcaagtaattaggttgtgtgttctcccaggatggtaatatagtaagtgagattgcatcaaggtgtagtaaagctaatccagtgagctcacagttgtgatcaacaatattctgtaagaaggaagtcagctccccgatgaaactatccttacatcagtttgttttcagaccaactttgctttacgggagcaaaagctgggtggactcaggatatcttattcataagttagaagtaacagacatgaaagtagcgagaatgattgctggtacaaacaggtgggaacaatggtaggagggtacttggagtgaggagataaaggctaagttaggaatgaacttgatggatgaagccaTACACACAAAACTGGctttggtggtagggtcatgtgaggcaaatggaggaggatacgttatctaggagaataatgggctctgttatgaagtgtaagagaagtagagggagaccacgatgatgatggttagaatcagtttctagcaatttaaagataagaggtatagaactaattgaggccagagcactagttgcaaacagaggattgtggcgacgttgaataaattcacagaggcttgcagactgaacactgaaagggataacagtctttaatgatgatgtatgcatatataggttataCAATGGGAAGTATTTCAGGACGAAGTGGAATATACAAAACCATTAGAAACTTCTTAAATTATTTGTACCTCGTCTTTAATTGCTTGGAGAATGGAGGAACATATTTTTGTGTCAGTCAAAGTACAACATACATACGAGGCTATGCTTAATTTGTTTTCGTTGCAAAATCAATGCCTGATATTCAGTAGGCGATACTAGAGTCAAACAGATAATGGTTAATGGTAATTATTCGAGTGCACTGAATTGGCTTGACATTCTGACAGTATTATAATGTACTGTCACACAAAAATGAATGCATCAGTTTGCACATTCCTTGTTTTTAATGTTTTATCAAACTTTATTTCCATTCTTATTGAAACACAATTCATATATCATCTAGACACAATCTGTTTTAACACCTACAACAAATTATAGCAGCCACATACTCAATTGTTCTTAAGAAAAAACAGGAAATTATACACTAACATTTGCTCATTTTCTTTTTAAAACCAAATCAATGCcattaaatttattttcagttgAGCTTTCTCTCTTACATAACTTCTTTTCTAACTAACTTTGTTCATGGATTCATTATTACAGTCACTTTCAAGCCACTTCAATATAACGTTGTTGCACCATGAAATAATGTtacgtgacaatgttgaggggagaaatactaacTCGCAGTTCGTGTGTcacttagagcagggcctctcaaagtgAATGCACTGGTGCATTGCATGGCAcaaggtgcaaaagatgacttcacaaggttgatcagagtgcagaatCCCAACTCCTCGAAtttgagcaatagcactgtctttCTCTTTCTCAACatttgtctcgctcgctccacctgtctcccccaTCCTCACTTGCTCAGCAGCACTGCACTGTCCGAGCAGAGTTAGTCGAGTCGCCCCAAAACGCTGGTCTGAACCGAGCAGAAGATGGACCTTTGCACATTGCATATAACCAGTATGCCtcggtttgctttttttttttttttgctagggggctttacgtcgcaccgacacagataggtcttatggcgacgatgggataggaaaggcctaggagttggaaggaagcggccgtggccttaattaaggtacagccccagcatttgcctggtgtgaaaatgggaaaccacggaaaaccattttcagggctgccgatagtgggattcgaacctactatctcccggatgcaagctcacagccgcgcgcctctacgcgcacggccaactcgcccggtgcctcggtttgcacgtgtgagattatACCATTTGAGAGGCTCTGACTTAGAGTGAAAATTTGTTGATATATTACATGCAATAGTGAAACTGAGatggcagaacctttctggtcagagttctaaattgaaatattatcaTGTAGTGTTTTTCTCTGCTTGGTTGTAAAGAaaaaggacttcattaagataaaatCCAGATTTCAACttcataattatttaaacaaaataaacataactgtttatatatttctaaatatttgagtgtgttctgatagaatctgatgacaTTCTTACAAGAAAAAGAAACATTTCATTCGAATTACTCAAAATTAgtgtcaacatacatacatacatacatacatacatacatacataatcattatagactgttatgcctttcagcattccgtctgcaagcctctgtgaatttactaaacatcgccacagtcctcgatttgcaactagtgttgtggcctcatttagttgtatacctcttatctttaaatcgttagacaccgagtctaacaatcgttgtcttggtctacctctacttctcttacccttcatagcagagtccattactctcctaggtaaccctcctccattcgcctcacacgtcCCTACCACTGAAggtggtttatgcatacagcttcatccatcgagttcattcctaaattagcctttatcacctcattctgaataccctccggccattgttcccacatgtttgtacaagcaatcattcttgctactttcatgttctttacttctaacttatgaatacgatatcctgagtccacccagcttttgctcccataaagcaaagttgatctgaaaacagagcgatgtaaatatagtttcgtatgggagctgacttccttcttacagaatactgttgatcgcaactgcgagctcactgcattagatttactacacattgattcaatctcactttctatattaccaacctgggagaacacaacctaaatacttgaaattatcgacctattctagccttgtatcaccaatctgacattcacctGACATAACAgttaaaataaattaaaggaacAAAAACCTGATATGATACTTACTCATCCAAAGGACTTCTTCTGTTGATGTCTTCTTCTTCCTTAATAATTTCTTCTTTCAGAATCTAAAGAGAGGAAATTTTACAGAGTATTGTTAACTGCAATAGAAATTTTTCACTATTTTAAACACACAAGGCGGTATTgttaatgaaaggaaagaaatcaaTTCTTATGTTTAAGACagtttcattgatttatttatgtatagGTCTTTCTGGACTAGGAACTCTGAGAATGAATATCGGATCATTTTGACAGTTTCATGTCCACTGAATTAATGATGAGAAAAATAACTTATTGCAAGCATGTACATAAACTTTGTAGCTCTGAGACATTGCTGCTTAGTCATCAAGATATCTGTGGCCAATGCGTGTGTGAGTTTTGAAACAAAGACATGTCCCTAGGATTTCAATTGCAAATAAGAACTGAAAGGGGAAAGTGTTCTATGGCAAACTGCAGACTCTTCATAGTGCTGACCATAAAGTA is a genomic window of Anabrus simplex isolate iqAnaSimp1 chromosome 14, ASM4041472v1, whole genome shotgun sequence containing:
- the LOC136885590 gene encoding oocyte zinc finger protein XlCOF19-like, producing the protein MEESHFIKCEPTWSPDTEELLGSESEDYFLSGNLTRVKTESVHSSDPELKAGEENQDSFLQCETQILKEEIIKEEEDINRRSPLDDDLDLKASAAAASLNIYQESVQDLNFNKDLKREDESNYPHLQCDKVFGSEANLETHKNDTHVPKGTYKCNECNRLFTWRQNLWVHIKRHRGKKSFHCELCAKAFIRSADLRRHMIVHTGEREFECPLCGKMFKMACNLKHHVKLHSEGRPYSCSTCNMAFRSKGNLKKHSMIHTGLRPFSCAQCGKAFREVANLKKHLRLHCKKTL